The Pseudomonas sp. DG56-2 genome contains a region encoding:
- a CDS encoding lipid-transfer protein, which yields MKEKVIIAGVGMIPFTKPGASASYTEMGAEALRQALKDAGISYDLVQMAFAGYVYGDSTCGQSAIYQVGRTAIPIINVNNNCSTGSTALYLARAAVMNGEVDCALALGFEQMRPGALKSNWDDRPVPREPFLPILNELTADAGDLPGTLRTFGGAGREHMIRYGTKLETFAAIRAKASRHAVNNPLALFRKELTVEDVMNDQVMWPGVMTRLMACPPTCGAAAAIVCSEKFARRHGMRSDVAILAQALTTDPVESFEPPSMISYVGFQMAQAAAQKVYEQAGIGPQDIRAVELHDCFAHNELLTYEALGLCPIGGAEKFILDGDNTYGGRVVTNPSGGLLSKGHPLGATGLAQCYELTHQLRGSAGARQVEGLNIGLQHNLGLGGACVVTMFGRN from the coding sequence ATGAAAGAGAAAGTCATCATAGCCGGCGTCGGCATGATTCCCTTCACCAAACCAGGTGCCAGCGCAAGTTACACCGAGATGGGCGCAGAAGCGTTGCGCCAGGCGCTTAAAGACGCCGGTATCAGTTACGACCTCGTGCAGATGGCATTTGCCGGCTACGTTTATGGCGACTCCACCTGCGGCCAGTCGGCGATCTACCAGGTTGGCCGCACTGCCATCCCTATCATCAACGTCAACAACAACTGCTCCACCGGCTCGACTGCACTGTACCTGGCCCGTGCCGCAGTCATGAACGGTGAAGTCGATTGCGCGCTTGCCCTGGGCTTCGAGCAGATGCGCCCGGGCGCACTGAAATCGAACTGGGATGATCGTCCGGTGCCTCGTGAACCGTTCCTTCCAATTCTGAACGAACTGACCGCCGATGCCGGCGATCTACCCGGCACGCTGCGTACTTTTGGCGGCGCTGGTCGTGAACACATGATCAGGTACGGCACCAAACTGGAAACCTTCGCAGCTATCCGCGCCAAGGCCAGCCGTCACGCGGTCAACAATCCCCTGGCCTTGTTCCGCAAGGAGCTGACTGTCGAAGACGTGATGAACGACCAGGTGATGTGGCCTGGCGTCATGACCCGACTGATGGCATGCCCGCCGACCTGCGGCGCGGCGGCGGCGATTGTCTGCAGTGAAAAATTCGCCCGCCGCCATGGCATGCGCAGCGACGTGGCCATCCTTGCCCAGGCCTTGACCACAGACCCGGTCGAGTCTTTCGAGCCGCCCTCGATGATCAGCTACGTTGGCTTCCAGATGGCGCAGGCGGCTGCGCAGAAGGTCTATGAGCAAGCAGGTATCGGCCCGCAGGACATTCGTGCGGTAGAACTGCATGACTGTTTTGCCCACAACGAACTGCTGACCTACGAAGCGCTCGGCTTGTGTCCAATCGGTGGTGCCGAGAAATTCATTCTTGATGGCGACAACACCTATGGCGGCCGAGTAGTGACCAACCCCTCTGGCGGGCTCCTATCGAAAGGCCATCCGCTGGGTGCCACCGGGCTTGCACAATGCTATGAACTGACCCATCAACTGCGCGGCAGCGCCGGCGCCCGTCAGGTTGAAGGGTTGAACATCGGTTTGCAACATAACCTGGGACTAGGCGGAGCCTGCGTGGTGACAATGTTCGGGAGAAACTGA
- a CDS encoding HlyD family secretion protein, translating to MDLLLILTYAAICVAIFKLFRIPLNKWTVPTAVLGGVLIVGALIFTMNYNHPYSEVARSYFVSVPVVPVVSGKVIEVPVQGNELLDKGDVLFRIDPAPFEYRLKSLKAQQLAARGDLSRMSELIKRNFGTRRELEAAIARVDDLQAQIGNAQFELDNTVVRAPSKGFVTHVSLRPGMMATRLPLRPSMVFIPQEGQYFAAWMRQNSLLRLVAGDEAEVAFDGIPGKVFKGQVTNVITVIAEGQVQPSGTLIGYTGSPPAGRVPVIIEITDPAFAPYKDQMPGGAYGQAAVYSKHFEHIGTMRKILLRMAAWMNYIFPFH from the coding sequence ATGGACCTGTTACTTATTCTGACCTACGCCGCCATTTGCGTTGCCATCTTCAAACTGTTTCGCATTCCCCTGAACAAATGGACCGTGCCTACTGCAGTGCTCGGCGGCGTATTAATTGTCGGCGCGCTGATTTTTACCATGAACTACAACCACCCTTATTCGGAGGTGGCGCGGTCTTATTTTGTCTCGGTGCCGGTGGTGCCGGTGGTCTCCGGTAAAGTGATTGAGGTGCCTGTACAAGGCAACGAATTGCTGGACAAGGGTGATGTGTTGTTTCGCATCGACCCGGCGCCGTTCGAGTACCGGCTCAAGTCGCTCAAGGCCCAGCAGTTGGCCGCCAGGGGTGACCTGTCGCGGATGAGCGAGTTGATCAAGCGCAACTTTGGTACGCGCCGTGAACTGGAGGCTGCCATCGCTCGGGTTGATGACTTGCAGGCGCAGATCGGCAATGCTCAGTTCGAGTTGGATAACACGGTGGTGCGGGCACCGAGTAAGGGTTTCGTGACTCATGTGTCGTTGCGCCCGGGGATGATGGCGACCCGGCTGCCGTTGCGGCCGTCGATGGTGTTCATTCCTCAGGAGGGGCAGTATTTTGCCGCCTGGATGCGGCAAAACAGCTTGTTGCGTCTGGTCGCGGGTGATGAGGCGGAGGTCGCCTTCGATGGTATTCCTGGCAAGGTGTTCAAGGGCCAGGTGACGAATGTGATTACGGTGATTGCCGAGGGTCAGGTGCAGCCTTCGGGGACGTTGATCGGTTATACCGGGTCACCGCCTGCCGGGCGGGTGCCGGTGATTATCGAGATTACCGACCCGGCGTTTGCGCCGTACAAGGATCAGATGCCGGGCGGGGCTTATGGGCAGGCGGCGGTCTACAGCAAGCATTTCGAGCACATTGGTACGATGCGCAAGATTCTGTTGCGGATGGCGGCTTGGATGAACTACATCTTTCCGTTCCATTGA
- a CDS encoding DUF3302 domain-containing protein, whose amino-acid sequence MLDYFALGVLIFAGLVLFYGIIVLHDIPYEIAVHRNHPHQDAIHATGWVSLFTLHALWPFLWIWAMLYREDRGWGIGAGNQSPAADLQRQLLELQQRVAHLEANQAKTGNAPIETGGGN is encoded by the coding sequence ATGCTTGATTACTTTGCATTAGGTGTGTTGATTTTTGCTGGGTTGGTGTTGTTCTACGGCATTATCGTCCTTCATGACATTCCCTACGAAATCGCTGTTCATCGCAATCATCCGCATCAGGATGCCATTCATGCGACCGGGTGGGTCAGTCTGTTCACTTTGCATGCGCTTTGGCCGTTCCTGTGGATCTGGGCCATGCTCTACCGTGAGGATCGCGGCTGGGGAATAGGTGCCGGCAACCAATCCCCGGCGGCCGACCTGCAGCGCCAATTGCTGGAGTTGCAACAGCGCGTGGCTCATTTGGAGGCGAACCAGGCAAAGACTGGGAATGCTCCGATTGAAACCGGCGGGGGTAACTAG
- a CDS encoding LysR family transcriptional regulator: MDLVQLEIFKAVAEHGSISVAAQHIHRVPSNLTTRIKQLETDLGVELFIREKSRLRLSPAGWTFLDYTWRILTLVEEARMTVAGEEPRGPFSLGSLESTAAVRIPALLAAYNQQYSKVELDLSTGPSGAMIDGVVSGRLVAAFVDGPVLHPALDGVPVFEEEMVLIAPLNHGPIKRAQDVNGENIYAFRSNCSYRHHFERWFNTDEAMPGKIFEIESYHGMLACVSAGAGLALMPRSMLESMPGCATVSVWPLSEEFRYLNTWLVWRRGTVSQSLSSFVALLESRRRKNSEDNGEIRGKKAMID, from the coding sequence GTGGATCTGGTTCAGCTGGAAATCTTCAAAGCCGTGGCCGAGCACGGCAGCATCAGCGTCGCGGCCCAGCATATTCACCGGGTACCGTCGAACTTGACCACGCGTATCAAGCAACTGGAGACCGATCTTGGCGTCGAGTTGTTTATCCGCGAAAAAAGCCGGCTGCGGCTGTCGCCGGCGGGCTGGACCTTTCTTGATTACACCTGGCGCATTCTCACTCTGGTTGAAGAAGCGCGCATGACCGTGGCAGGCGAGGAGCCTCGCGGGCCGTTTTCCCTAGGTTCGCTAGAAAGCACGGCGGCGGTGCGTATTCCGGCATTGCTGGCTGCCTACAACCAGCAATACAGCAAGGTTGAACTGGATCTTTCCACCGGGCCTTCAGGGGCGATGATCGACGGTGTGGTGTCCGGACGCCTGGTGGCGGCTTTCGTCGACGGCCCGGTGCTGCACCCGGCGCTGGATGGGGTTCCGGTGTTCGAGGAAGAAATGGTGCTGATCGCGCCGCTCAACCATGGACCGATCAAGCGTGCCCAGGACGTCAACGGCGAGAACATCTACGCGTTCCGCTCCAATTGCTCCTACCGCCATCATTTCGAGCGTTGGTTCAATACCGATGAGGCGATGCCAGGCAAGATTTTCGAGATCGAGTCGTACCACGGAATGCTTGCCTGCGTCAGCGCCGGTGCGGGCCTGGCACTGATGCCGCGGAGTATGTTGGAGAGTATGCCGGGCTGCGCCACGGTCAGTGTCTGGCCGTTGTCGGAGGAATTTCGTTACCTCAATACCTGGCTGGTATGGCGGCGCGGCACGGTGTCGCAGAGCTTGTCGAGCTTCGTCGCACTGCTTGAATCACGTCGGCGTAAAAACAGCGAAGACAACGGTGAAATTCGCGGTAAAAAAGCAATGATTGATTAG
- a CDS encoding aldehyde dehydrogenase family protein, with the protein MTVFSSHTHAVSINPANGEAIGHYPYASEADLDAALTRAAGGFNQWRRTPVAERAQRVLALATAIRDNAEAMAKMITLEMGKPLAQARGEVEKCAQLCEWYAAQGPAMLNAESTLVDNGQARIEYRPLGPILAVMPWNFPVWQVLRGAVPALIAGNTYVLKHAPNVMGSAYLLLDVIKQSGLPDGVFEVINVTPEGVSQAIKDPRIAAVTLTGSVRAGIAIGAQAGAALKKCVLELGGSDPFIVLNDANLDEAVKAAVVGRYANTGQVCAAAKRLIVEQGVVEAFTEKFLEATRKLVMGDPLSEQTYLGPMARFDLRDELDEQVQATLAEGATLLLGGHKVDGAGNFYAPTVLADVTDQMTSFRQELFGPVASIITARDARHALELANDSEFGLASTLYTQDLELAAQLTEELDTGGVFINGVCASDPRVTFGGIKKSGFGRELSHFGVREFCNAQTVWLNRRG; encoded by the coding sequence ATGACCGTGTTCTCCAGCCATACCCATGCCGTGTCGATCAACCCCGCCAATGGTGAAGCCATCGGTCACTATCCCTACGCCTCTGAAGCAGACTTGGATGCCGCACTGACCCGTGCAGCGGGCGGCTTCAACCAATGGCGCCGTACCCCGGTGGCCGAACGTGCGCAGCGGGTGCTGGCGCTGGCCACTGCGATCCGCGACAACGCCGAGGCCATGGCGAAAATGATCACCCTGGAAATGGGCAAGCCGCTGGCCCAGGCCCGCGGCGAAGTGGAGAAATGCGCGCAACTGTGCGAGTGGTATGCAGCACAAGGCCCGGCCATGCTCAACGCCGAATCGACGCTGGTGGATAACGGCCAGGCTCGCATCGAATACCGGCCGCTGGGCCCGATTCTGGCGGTAATGCCGTGGAACTTCCCGGTCTGGCAGGTGCTGCGTGGCGCAGTACCGGCGCTCATCGCCGGCAACACCTACGTACTCAAGCACGCCCCGAATGTGATGGGCAGCGCCTACCTGCTGCTCGACGTCATCAAGCAGTCCGGCCTGCCAGACGGTGTGTTTGAAGTCATCAACGTCACCCCAGAGGGTGTTTCCCAGGCCATCAAGGATCCGCGCATCGCTGCCGTCACCTTGACGGGCAGCGTGCGCGCTGGCATCGCCATCGGTGCCCAGGCCGGTGCAGCGTTGAAGAAATGTGTGTTGGAGCTGGGCGGTTCCGATCCGTTTATCGTCCTTAACGACGCCAACCTCGATGAAGCGGTGAAAGCCGCCGTGGTCGGCCGCTACGCCAACACTGGCCAGGTTTGCGCCGCGGCCAAGCGCTTGATCGTTGAACAGGGTGTGGTCGAAGCCTTCACCGAAAAATTCCTCGAAGCCACACGCAAGCTGGTCATGGGTGACCCGCTGTCGGAGCAGACGTACCTTGGTCCGATGGCGCGCTTCGATCTGCGCGACGAGCTCGACGAGCAGGTCCAGGCCACCCTGGCCGAAGGCGCTACCCTACTGCTCGGTGGCCATAAGGTCGACGGTGCGGGCAACTTCTACGCCCCGACCGTACTGGCCGATGTAACCGACCAAATGACCTCGTTCCGTCAGGAACTGTTCGGGCCAGTAGCCTCGATCATCACTGCCCGTGACGCCCGCCATGCTCTGGAGCTGGCAAACGACAGCGAATTTGGCCTGGCATCGACTCTCTACACTCAGGACTTGGAGCTGGCAGCCCAACTGACTGAAGAACTGGACACCGGCGGCGTGTTCATCAACGGCGTCTGTGCTTCCGATCCGCGGGTTACGTTCGGCGGGATCAAGAAGAGTGGTTTTGGCCGTGAGCTCTCGCACTTCGGTGTTCGCGAGTTCTGCAACGCCCAGACCGTCTGGCTGAACCGCCGCGGCTGA
- a CDS encoding universal stress protein — MSQYQRLFLMVGAEMRHTPALERAAALAHATGATLHICAIVEELDTLGLISGDEHRNQTRLENNLQWLADEATLLHENGIRVSTEALLTRDVLGAALAQVQEVEADLLIKDVQHEAAYKRLLFTPLDWQLLRECNCPVHLVSAVHCPLPRVVVAAVDPTHPEHPHNDLNETVIQAASDLARQCNAELHLLHVCDSAHTHMSDFGAGTVTVPGFDSNVRKSIHKVFERLAERHGVPVERQHFLSAPITRSIAEFVAHSRTDVLVMGNHPRKLLERLTGSTTEHVLDHTLCNVLAVKAAG; from the coding sequence ATGAGCCAGTACCAACGCCTGTTCCTGATGGTCGGCGCCGAGATGCGCCACACACCAGCACTGGAGCGTGCTGCCGCCCTGGCACACGCGACCGGTGCCACGTTGCATATCTGTGCCATCGTCGAGGAGCTCGACACCCTTGGCCTGATCAGCGGCGACGAACACCGCAACCAGACCCGCCTGGAGAACAACCTGCAGTGGCTTGCCGACGAAGCCACCTTGCTGCATGAAAATGGCATTCGTGTCAGCACCGAAGCCCTCCTGACCCGCGACGTGCTGGGCGCAGCACTGGCCCAGGTGCAGGAAGTCGAAGCGGATTTGCTGATCAAGGATGTGCAGCACGAAGCGGCGTACAAACGCCTGTTGTTCACACCGCTGGACTGGCAATTGCTACGCGAGTGCAACTGCCCGGTACATCTGGTTTCGGCCGTGCATTGCCCACTGCCCCGTGTGGTGGTGGCAGCTGTCGACCCGACCCACCCTGAACACCCGCACAACGACCTCAACGAAACCGTCATTCAGGCCGCCAGCGACCTGGCACGCCAATGCAATGCCGAACTGCATCTGCTGCATGTGTGCGACAGCGCCCATACCCACATGTCCGACTTTGGCGCCGGCACCGTGACCGTACCAGGTTTCGACAGCAACGTACGCAAATCCATTCACAAGGTCTTCGAACGCCTTGCCGAACGCCATGGCGTACCCGTGGAGCGCCAGCATTTTCTTTCTGCGCCGATCACCCGCAGCATTGCCGAGTTCGTCGCCCATAGCCGTACCGATGTGCTGGTGATGGGCAATCATCCACGCAAACTGCTCGAACGCCTGACCGGCAGCACCACCGAGCATGTGCTCGATCACACCTTGTGCAATGTGCTGGCGGTCAAGGCCGCAGGGTGA
- a CDS encoding helix-turn-helix transcriptional regulator: MSHASLETPVCLSLGALQQWHAALQNACAHIETADALEHLAAAISQLVAVESMMISLECQGQAPQLLYQQGIPEQHRDAILNRYFAAGYLLDPFCLAVESGLAQGFYHLEDIAPDHFFDSDYYKAYYLGTGCSEDSYFIADVGAARKISLSLFQGCSGSRLAPEQVNLLRAVEPMIRDLLARFAQHGLAQAPADTEHNSIQAAFDSFGCQVLTDREREVAHMILRGHSVKSTASELGISPETVRMHRKNLYLKLEINSQSELFALFIDWLGHR; encoded by the coding sequence ATGAGCCATGCATCCCTGGAAACTCCCGTCTGCCTGTCCCTGGGCGCCTTGCAGCAATGGCATGCAGCGCTGCAGAACGCCTGCGCCCATATAGAAACGGCCGATGCCCTTGAGCACCTGGCGGCGGCCATCAGTCAATTGGTGGCGGTCGAATCGATGATGATCAGTCTAGAGTGCCAGGGCCAAGCGCCACAGTTGCTGTATCAGCAAGGGATTCCCGAGCAGCACCGCGATGCCATCCTCAATCGCTACTTTGCTGCCGGCTACTTGCTCGATCCGTTCTGCCTGGCCGTGGAGAGCGGCCTGGCCCAAGGTTTCTATCACCTGGAAGACATCGCACCGGACCACTTTTTCGACAGCGACTACTACAAGGCCTATTACTTGGGTACCGGCTGCAGCGAAGACAGCTACTTCATTGCCGATGTCGGCGCTGCGCGCAAGATTTCCCTGAGTTTGTTCCAGGGCTGCAGCGGCTCGCGCCTGGCCCCGGAGCAGGTCAATCTGCTGCGTGCGGTCGAACCGATGATTCGCGACCTGCTGGCCCGCTTTGCCCAGCACGGTCTGGCGCAGGCGCCTGCTGATACTGAACACAACAGCATTCAAGCCGCCTTCGACAGTTTTGGCTGCCAGGTGCTGACGGATCGTGAGCGCGAAGTTGCCCACATGATTCTGCGCGGTCACTCTGTGAAATCCACGGCCAGCGAACTCGGTATTTCCCCTGAGACCGTGCGCATGCACCGCAAGAACCTCTACCTCAAGCTTGAAATAAATTCGCAGTCCGAGCTGTTTGCGCTGTTTATCGATTGGCTTGGACACCGCTGA
- a CDS encoding aminotransferase, whose amino-acid sequence MATPTNAVAPVFAQDPLVEADKAHYMHGYHVFDEHREQGALNIVAGEGAYIRDTDGNRFLDAVGGMWCTNIGLGREEMALAIADQVRKLAYSNPFSDMANPVAIELCEKLAQLAPGDLDHVFLTTGGSTAVDTAYRLIQYYQNCRGKADKKHVIARYNAYHGSTTLTMSIGNKAADRVPEFDYANELIHHVSNPNPYRAPDDMDEAEFLDFLVAEFEDKILSLGADNVAAFFAEPIMGSGGVIIPPKDYFLRMWQVCQTYDILFVADEVVTSFGRLGTFFASEELFGVQPDIITTAKGLTSAYLPLGACIFSERIWKVIAEPGKGRCFTHGFTYSGHPVCCTAALKNIEIIEREKLLDHVKEVGGYLEQRLQSLRELPLVGDVRCMKLMACVEFVADKRSKALFADAVNIGERIHRRAQAKGLLVRPIMHLNVMSPPLIITHAQVDEIVETLRQCIVETANELRREGLYSGT is encoded by the coding sequence ATGGCCACGCCAACTAATGCTGTTGCACCTGTTTTTGCCCAAGACCCTCTGGTGGAAGCCGACAAGGCCCATTACATGCACGGCTACCATGTATTCGACGAGCACCGTGAGCAGGGAGCGCTGAACATCGTCGCCGGAGAGGGTGCCTATATTCGCGACACCGATGGCAACCGCTTTCTGGATGCCGTCGGCGGCATGTGGTGTACCAACATCGGTCTGGGCCGCGAAGAAATGGCCCTGGCCATAGCCGATCAGGTGCGCAAGCTGGCGTACTCCAACCCGTTCTCCGACATGGCCAACCCGGTTGCCATCGAACTGTGCGAAAAGCTGGCGCAACTTGCGCCGGGTGATCTTGATCACGTCTTTCTTACCACCGGCGGTTCGACGGCGGTCGATACCGCTTACCGTCTGATCCAGTACTACCAGAACTGCCGGGGCAAAGCGGACAAAAAACACGTCATCGCCCGCTACAACGCCTATCACGGCTCTACCACCTTGACCATGTCGATCGGCAACAAGGCGGCCGACCGGGTGCCGGAGTTCGATTACGCCAACGAGCTGATCCATCATGTGTCCAATCCCAACCCGTACCGGGCACCGGATGATATGGACGAAGCCGAATTTCTTGACTTCCTGGTGGCCGAGTTCGAAGACAAGATCCTCTCGCTGGGCGCTGACAACGTCGCGGCATTCTTTGCCGAACCGATCATGGGTTCAGGCGGTGTGATCATCCCGCCCAAGGACTATTTCCTGCGGATGTGGCAGGTCTGCCAGACCTACGACATTCTTTTCGTCGCCGATGAAGTGGTGACGTCATTTGGCCGCCTGGGCACCTTCTTTGCCAGTGAAGAACTGTTCGGCGTGCAGCCGGATATCATTACCACTGCAAAGGGCCTGACTTCGGCGTATCTGCCACTGGGAGCGTGTATCTTCTCCGAGCGGATCTGGAAGGTGATTGCCGAACCGGGCAAGGGCCGTTGTTTCACCCACGGCTTTACCTACAGTGGTCACCCGGTGTGCTGTACGGCGGCACTGAAAAACATCGAGATCATCGAGCGCGAGAAGCTGCTCGATCACGTCAAGGAGGTGGGTGGTTACCTTGAACAGCGTTTGCAAAGCTTGCGTGAACTGCCACTGGTGGGCGATGTGCGCTGCATGAAGTTGATGGCATGCGTAGAGTTTGTCGCCGACAAGCGCAGCAAGGCATTGTTTGCCGATGCGGTGAACATCGGTGAGCGTATCCACCGCCGCGCCCAGGCCAAGGGTCTGTTGGTACGCCCGATCATGCACCTGAACGTGATGTCGCCGCCGCTGATCATCACTCATGCCCAGGTCGACGAAATCGTCGAGACCTTGCGCCAATGCATCGTCGAAACCGCCAACGAACTACGCCGCGAAGGCTTGTACAGCGGTACATGA